One region of Candidatus Peribacteraceae bacterium genomic DNA includes:
- a CDS encoding prepilin-type N-terminal cleavage/methylation domain-containing protein translates to MPSTPRSRFVPARLRRGFTTIELLVVLAIIAVLAGLTFPFARSLFFKNDLSLSADQVNTALNRARTLALEGMRGDSWGYSVEHGVIFKGASYAMREPAFDESLGIVGGVAVSGIPEVTFRHIEGAPSATGSIILTNLQGDTVVVEILGSGIAYDPSDGVEVCTTDDAGQPQTLLIAQSLLQIHLAQGDTLGPCPTSEESSVSGGSSASGGGGSSGGGGGGGSSSVPYTSLLGMVLLSSSTPGSLTLSGNARLTVSPGGGAQINSANAAAVKLSGNAVLTIPTLNVGGTPGTSVSGNAVLNGTVLNGASPVPDPLASVPVPTPSATPFPKATVNGNNVRTLDPGTYNGGIAVSGNAQVTLNPGVYYLDGGLSVSGNGRLTGSDVMIYCTDGVFKLSGNGIVSLSNRTVGPYAGVTFFQERTSTQNVQITGNGNLDLHGIFYARDAGFTLSGNGTSDVVGTALVGSSLTMSGNGAFTVQ, encoded by the coding sequence ATGCCGTCGACTCCCCGTTCCCGTTTCGTCCCCGCACGTCTCCGGAGGGGTTTCACGACCATCGAGCTTCTGGTGGTCCTTGCCATCATCGCCGTCCTCGCCGGCCTCACCTTCCCGTTCGCGCGCAGTCTCTTCTTCAAGAATGACCTCTCCCTCTCCGCGGACCAGGTGAACACCGCGCTGAACCGCGCGCGCACGCTTGCGCTGGAAGGGATGCGCGGCGACTCGTGGGGATACTCGGTGGAACACGGCGTGATCTTCAAGGGGGCATCGTACGCCATGCGCGAGCCCGCATTCGACGAGAGCTTGGGCATCGTGGGGGGCGTGGCGGTGAGCGGCATCCCGGAGGTGACGTTCCGGCACATCGAAGGGGCGCCCAGCGCGACCGGCAGCATCATCCTCACCAACCTGCAAGGGGACACGGTGGTGGTGGAGATCCTGGGTTCCGGCATCGCGTATGACCCCTCGGACGGCGTGGAAGTGTGCACCACGGATGACGCCGGCCAGCCCCAAACGCTCCTCATCGCCCAATCGCTCCTCCAAATCCACCTGGCGCAGGGAGATACGCTGGGGCCGTGTCCCACGTCGGAAGAGAGCAGCGTCAGCGGAGGGTCGAGCGCGAGCGGCGGAGGGGGAAGTTCGGGAGGGGGAGGCGGAGGGGGAAGCTCCTCCGTTCCCTACACATCCCTGCTGGGGATGGTGTTGCTCAGCTCCTCGACCCCCGGAAGCCTTACGCTCTCGGGCAACGCACGCCTTACGGTGTCGCCCGGCGGCGGTGCGCAGATCAACTCCGCCAACGCTGCAGCGGTCAAGTTGAGCGGGAATGCGGTGCTCACCATCCCGACGCTGAATGTGGGAGGCACCCCGGGCACCAGCGTCTCCGGGAACGCCGTCCTCAACGGGACGGTCCTGAACGGCGCCTCTCCCGTCCCCGATCCCCTCGCCTCCGTTCCCGTTCCCACCCCCAGCGCCACCCCCTTCCCCAAAGCAACGGTGAACGGAAACAATGTACGCACACTGGACCCGGGAACGTATAACGGCGGCATTGCGGTGAGCGGCAACGCGCAGGTGACCCTCAACCCCGGCGTCTACTACCTGGACGGCGGGCTCTCCGTTTCCGGCAACGGGAGGCTCACGGGGAGCGACGTGATGATCTACTGCACCGACGGCGTCTTCAAGCTGAGCGGCAACGGCATCGTCTCCCTCTCCAACCGGACCGTGGGGCCGTACGCGGGCGTCACGTTCTTCCAGGAACGCACCTCCACGCAGAACGTGCAGATCACGGGCAACGGCAACCTGGACTTGCACGGCATCTTCTACGCGCGGGACGCGGGCTTCACCCTCTCGGGCAACGGCACCTCGGACGTGGTGGGCACCGCGCTCGTGGGGAGCTCCCTCACGATGTCGGGGAACGGGGCGTTCACCGTACAATGA
- a CDS encoding Ig-like domain-containing protein: MSTHKRAVAWLKKAVTIRVPLLIGAVALIAVILAALVSLTLQGGSSQHFAQRQNVTSRSALYMSFPERMDHGSVEESLSVPEGITGEMGWEDDVLVYRPAQPLAAGATYTFLLPALAKTAEGRGIGRDIEFAFMVAGPPRVVTQVPPAGASRIGKSSRITLIFDRPMVPLSQVQGSFAKDALREWPVTVTPATEGRWRWISTVAREFIPATSLTEGTRYTVTVPTGITSVIGDRTEQEFTWSFETLRPEIVTTEPAEGGDTAGPSTRITLTFNREMELKSARELLSLYREGPSASSVSGVAKSAQGTAAPRGEKIGWKDVRYGVTKDEKTEKETTNKRQLVLVPGVPLTFNSRYAVQGAAGIKGLEGDLGTQSGFLLRFKTVGALGINAASFPKDEGSILIRFSNPIDAETLEKGITVSPPLPKTEGPVWSALDWTDGREVRAYPELRPSTTYTVTVGTEVKDTYGQALPRPYTFTFTTPPIRPRVFIHAPGEFGVFEKGKPPVYYLNAVNVSRMDVAFAKLSLPEFLTIRSTRRQAGDFVPVLSASELYRTWTVTPPQKKDTWSVQEFDVREMFGEELPPGIYALHLRAPEHRLYWKETEQAVEQQYFAVTNMALTLKYSGSRALVWVTDMQTGQPVKGARVAIHALDGREVKSGTSDAQGFFESDLPLPDMKRETYDWEPEFWVTAQTDADFAFVGNDWNDGIRPYNFDYPVEFRGASAKTFRLDAYVYTERPLYKGGDTVSFKGMVRLRDWDGRFTIPADRKVQVTVNDPEGKEVYKEILPISAFGSFHGTLPIDAKASLGQYSLNAALTPETEVENPTAGGMFSVLAYRKPEYKVEVTPEREDVFSGQNVKATVGGAYYFGAPMGGAKVAWRAVTTDYFFNKVTDGWYSFSAEDTWCWWGCERETESIAQGEGTLDAAGNFTLSVPVDLRTKALSQVLTIEADITDANNQVVSSRGSALVHKAAVYVGVKTEEYVVTPGKSATVSIITVKPDGSPLPNQSVKAALYSRMWNTVRKKNVDGEYYYDNEPKDTFLRDITVSTDGQGKGKATLAVPAGGEYRILVTARDGEGREAKAAVSVYGYSSSYVNWPRSNNDRFDVIADKPEYKPGDTASLLLKSPYQGKGVKALVTVEREGIISKQVVDIESNAQTIRIPVTEKFIPNAYVSVVVLKPRMGETFNENGLDTGAPAFKIGYAKLAVDVSSKRLGVEVHTDKQRYGPGEKVAVTLRTTGADGKPVSAEVSLGVVDMSLLALSSFETPDLTRLFYGERGLGVYTAQMLTQLLERFKPGSKGGGGGVDPESRARGTFRDTAYWMPAVVTDGKGEATLSFTLPDNLTTWQLLAIGSTKDHRFGSKAVTVLETKKVIVRPVRPRFAVHGDRIGLAAIVHNFLPEQKTFTVTLSGSGFTLDGPATRIATVASGGQVKLAFPVTAGITDRMSIRFRAEADGAVDDITESIPVLRFGTPQSVATTGFTEKVALEKVIPPPAREAPEGTLSVTVSPSLAAYLPKALDYLVEYPFGCAEQIVSSFLPSVVLTRLGEQGVVGMDRAKLRDTVTVGLQRLYTLQRGDGGFGYFPESRRSYPELTAYVLYGLTLTKESGFTVDQGSIDRAAEYLRGVLRNGDGEQTLHLTTRAEILHALAEAGRGDVSLLNNLYDKRTELPLFAKAKLALAYGRAAPNSPRAKDLLKEITAYTRVDARGTHFEEEDASAWGPYMNTAQRTTALVLQAFLRSDSGNALLPNVTRYLLSVRKDGHWDTTQSTVQSLLALSQFLQQTGELNASFNAGVFLDGERILDWEVGKAQVLERRELTKTLDELKRGKENEVRVGINGSGRLYYDLLLSYFFTGERIEPAEEGIGVLREVKPFSQDAKGTGEKPRIGETYVVTLTVTVPQERHFVAVESPVPAGMEVIDLTLATAQKNLLSQADDGEQEWWSESYWESGLWNFTHREVRDDQLFLFAENLPPGAYQYHYLVRATTPGTFHERPARAYEMYFPETFGQTEGKLVTISE; the protein is encoded by the coding sequence ATGTCCACACACAAGCGCGCGGTTGCATGGCTCAAGAAAGCCGTGACCATCCGGGTACCTCTGCTCATCGGGGCCGTCGCCCTCATTGCCGTCATTCTTGCCGCCCTCGTCTCCCTCACACTGCAAGGGGGGAGCAGCCAGCATTTCGCGCAGCGCCAGAACGTGACGAGCAGGAGCGCGCTGTACATGAGCTTCCCGGAACGGATGGACCACGGGAGCGTGGAGGAATCCCTCTCCGTGCCGGAGGGGATCACGGGGGAGATGGGATGGGAAGATGACGTGCTCGTGTACCGCCCCGCACAGCCCCTGGCGGCGGGCGCCACGTATACGTTCCTCCTCCCCGCCCTCGCGAAGACGGCGGAGGGCAGGGGGATCGGGCGCGACATCGAGTTTGCGTTCATGGTGGCCGGGCCGCCCAGGGTCGTCACGCAGGTACCGCCGGCGGGCGCTTCCCGCATCGGCAAATCTTCCCGCATCACTCTCATCTTCGACCGCCCCATGGTTCCCCTGTCTCAAGTACAGGGGTCATTCGCTAAGGATGCCCTCCGCGAATGGCCGGTGACCGTCACGCCCGCGACGGAAGGGCGCTGGCGCTGGATCAGCACGGTGGCGCGTGAGTTCATCCCCGCAACATCCCTCACCGAGGGGACGCGGTACACCGTCACGGTCCCCACGGGGATCACCTCGGTGATCGGCGATCGGACGGAACAGGAGTTCACGTGGAGCTTCGAGACGCTGCGGCCCGAGATCGTCACGACGGAACCGGCGGAGGGGGGCGACACGGCGGGGCCTTCCACGCGCATCACCCTCACCTTCAACCGGGAGATGGAGCTCAAGAGCGCGCGGGAACTTCTCTCGCTCTATCGGGAGGGCCCATCCGCATCCTCCGTTTCGGGCGTTGCGAAGAGTGCCCAAGGAACCGCCGCACCCCGGGGGGAGAAGATCGGCTGGAAGGACGTGCGCTACGGCGTCACCAAGGATGAGAAGACGGAGAAGGAAACGACCAACAAGCGGCAGCTCGTCCTTGTCCCGGGTGTTCCGCTCACCTTCAACAGCCGGTACGCCGTGCAGGGCGCGGCGGGCATCAAAGGGCTGGAAGGGGACTTGGGGACACAGAGCGGCTTCCTCCTCCGGTTCAAGACGGTGGGAGCGCTCGGCATCAATGCCGCCTCCTTCCCAAAAGATGAAGGGTCCATCCTCATCCGGTTCTCCAATCCCATCGATGCAGAGACGTTGGAGAAGGGGATCACCGTAAGCCCGCCGCTCCCCAAGACCGAGGGGCCCGTGTGGTCTGCGCTCGATTGGACCGACGGCCGCGAGGTGCGCGCCTATCCGGAACTCCGGCCGAGCACCACCTACACCGTGACGGTGGGCACCGAGGTCAAAGACACGTACGGGCAAGCGCTCCCCCGGCCTTACACCTTCACCTTCACCACGCCGCCCATCCGTCCCCGCGTCTTCATCCATGCTCCTGGGGAGTTCGGGGTGTTCGAGAAGGGCAAACCGCCCGTCTACTATCTCAACGCGGTGAACGTGAGCCGCATGGACGTGGCGTTCGCCAAGCTCTCGCTCCCGGAGTTCCTCACCATCCGCAGCACGCGCCGCCAGGCGGGTGATTTTGTGCCCGTCCTCTCCGCTTCAGAGTTGTACCGTACATGGACCGTCACGCCTCCGCAGAAGAAGGACACGTGGAGCGTGCAGGAATTCGACGTGCGGGAGATGTTCGGCGAGGAGCTTCCCCCCGGCATCTACGCGCTCCACCTGCGCGCCCCCGAACACCGGCTCTACTGGAAGGAAACCGAACAGGCGGTGGAGCAGCAGTACTTCGCCGTCACCAACATGGCGCTTACGCTCAAGTACTCGGGGAGCAGGGCGCTGGTGTGGGTCACCGACATGCAGACGGGCCAACCCGTCAAAGGGGCGCGTGTGGCCATACATGCGCTGGACGGGAGGGAAGTGAAGAGCGGTACCAGCGACGCGCAGGGCTTCTTCGAATCCGACCTGCCCCTCCCGGACATGAAGAGGGAGACGTACGACTGGGAGCCGGAGTTCTGGGTCACGGCGCAGACGGACGCGGACTTCGCCTTCGTGGGCAACGACTGGAACGACGGTATCCGCCCCTACAATTTCGATTATCCCGTGGAGTTCCGCGGCGCTTCCGCCAAGACGTTCCGCCTCGACGCCTACGTGTACACGGAGCGCCCCCTCTATAAGGGAGGGGATACCGTCTCCTTCAAGGGAATGGTGCGCCTGCGCGATTGGGACGGCCGCTTCACCATCCCCGCTGACCGCAAGGTGCAGGTGACGGTGAACGACCCCGAGGGGAAGGAGGTGTACAAGGAGATTCTCCCCATCAGCGCATTCGGGAGCTTCCACGGCACGCTGCCCATCGACGCCAAGGCGTCCCTTGGCCAGTACTCCCTCAATGCCGCGCTCACGCCGGAGACGGAGGTGGAGAACCCCACCGCCGGGGGCATGTTCTCCGTGCTGGCGTACCGCAAGCCCGAATACAAGGTGGAGGTCACTCCCGAGAGGGAGGATGTGTTCTCCGGGCAGAACGTGAAAGCCACGGTGGGCGGCGCATACTACTTCGGCGCGCCCATGGGCGGCGCCAAGGTGGCCTGGCGCGCGGTGACCACCGACTACTTCTTCAATAAGGTTACGGACGGGTGGTATTCCTTCTCCGCGGAGGATACATGGTGCTGGTGGGGATGCGAGCGCGAGACGGAATCCATAGCACAGGGGGAGGGGACGCTGGACGCGGCGGGCAACTTCACCCTCTCCGTCCCCGTGGACCTCCGTACCAAGGCGCTGAGCCAGGTGCTAACGATCGAGGCGGACATCACCGATGCCAACAACCAGGTGGTGAGCAGCCGCGGTTCGGCGCTGGTCCACAAGGCCGCCGTGTACGTGGGCGTGAAGACGGAGGAGTACGTGGTCACACCGGGCAAGAGCGCCACGGTGAGTATCATCACCGTCAAGCCGGACGGCTCCCCCCTGCCCAACCAGTCGGTCAAAGCGGCGCTGTACTCGCGTATGTGGAACACCGTCCGCAAGAAAAACGTGGACGGCGAGTACTACTACGACAACGAGCCTAAGGACACGTTCCTGCGGGATATCACCGTCTCCACCGACGGGCAGGGTAAGGGGAAGGCGACGTTGGCCGTGCCCGCGGGAGGGGAGTACCGGATCCTGGTGACCGCGCGCGATGGCGAGGGGCGCGAGGCGAAGGCGGCCGTGAGCGTGTACGGGTACTCCAGCAGCTACGTCAACTGGCCGCGCTCCAATAACGACCGCTTCGACGTGATCGCCGACAAGCCCGAGTACAAGCCGGGCGACACCGCCTCCCTTCTCCTCAAGTCCCCCTACCAGGGCAAGGGCGTCAAAGCGCTCGTCACCGTGGAGCGGGAGGGGATCATCAGCAAGCAGGTAGTGGACATCGAGAGCAACGCCCAGACCATTCGCATTCCCGTCACGGAGAAGTTCATCCCCAACGCCTACGTCTCCGTGGTGGTCCTCAAGCCCCGCATGGGCGAGACGTTCAACGAGAACGGTCTGGATACCGGCGCGCCGGCTTTTAAGATCGGCTACGCCAAGCTGGCGGTGGACGTCTCTTCCAAGAGGCTCGGAGTGGAGGTACACACGGACAAGCAGCGGTACGGCCCCGGCGAAAAGGTCGCCGTCACCCTCCGCACCACGGGCGCCGACGGTAAACCCGTATCCGCGGAAGTGTCCTTGGGCGTGGTGGATATGAGCCTGCTCGCGTTGAGCAGCTTCGAGACGCCCGATCTCACCCGTCTTTTCTACGGGGAGCGGGGACTCGGCGTCTATACGGCGCAGATGCTCACGCAGCTCCTGGAGCGCTTCAAGCCAGGCTCCAAGGGAGGCGGAGGCGGCGTGGATCCGGAGAGCCGCGCGCGCGGCACGTTCCGGGATACGGCGTACTGGATGCCCGCCGTCGTCACCGACGGCAAGGGGGAAGCCACGCTCTCCTTCACGCTGCCGGATAACCTCACTACGTGGCAGCTCCTGGCCATCGGCTCCACGAAGGACCACCGCTTCGGCTCCAAGGCTGTCACGGTCCTGGAGACCAAGAAGGTGATTGTGCGGCCGGTGCGCCCGCGCTTCGCCGTGCACGGCGACCGCATCGGCCTCGCCGCCATCGTCCATAATTTCCTTCCGGAGCAGAAAACCTTCACCGTCACCCTCAGCGGCTCCGGCTTCACACTGGACGGACCCGCGACACGCATCGCCACCGTGGCGAGCGGAGGGCAGGTGAAACTCGCCTTCCCCGTCACGGCCGGCATCACGGACAGGATGTCCATCCGGTTCCGCGCGGAAGCGGATGGCGCCGTGGACGACATCACGGAGAGTATCCCCGTCCTGCGCTTCGGCACGCCGCAATCCGTCGCCACTACGGGCTTCACGGAAAAGGTGGCGCTGGAGAAAGTGATTCCGCCGCCGGCGCGCGAGGCCCCCGAGGGGACGCTCAGCGTGACGGTCTCGCCCTCCCTGGCGGCCTACCTCCCCAAGGCGCTCGATTACTTGGTGGAGTATCCCTTCGGCTGCGCGGAGCAGATTGTGAGCAGCTTCCTCCCCAGCGTGGTCCTCACGCGGCTGGGGGAGCAGGGTGTGGTGGGGATGGACCGCGCAAAGCTCCGCGACACCGTGACCGTCGGCCTCCAGCGCCTGTACACGCTGCAGCGCGGTGACGGCGGGTTCGGGTACTTCCCCGAGAGCCGCCGGAGCTACCCCGAACTCACCGCCTACGTCCTCTACGGGCTCACGCTCACCAAGGAGAGCGGCTTTACGGTGGACCAGGGTTCCATCGACCGTGCGGCGGAGTACCTGCGGGGGGTCCTGCGCAACGGAGACGGGGAGCAGACGCTCCATCTCACCACCCGCGCGGAGATCCTCCACGCGCTCGCCGAAGCGGGGCGCGGGGATGTGAGCCTCCTCAACAACCTGTACGACAAGCGCACCGAACTCCCCCTCTTTGCCAAGGCCAAGCTGGCGCTGGCGTACGGGAGGGCGGCGCCCAATTCCCCGCGCGCCAAAGACCTCCTCAAGGAGATCACGGCCTACACGCGGGTGGACGCGCGCGGCACGCACTTTGAGGAAGAAGACGCCTCGGCGTGGGGCCCCTACATGAACACGGCGCAGCGCACCACCGCGCTGGTTCTGCAGGCGTTCCTGCGCAGCGATTCCGGCAACGCCCTCCTCCCCAACGTCACCCGCTACCTCCTCTCGGTCCGCAAGGACGGTCACTGGGATACTACGCAATCCACGGTGCAGTCCCTGCTGGCGCTCTCGCAGTTCCTGCAGCAGACGGGTGAGCTCAATGCGTCCTTCAACGCCGGGGTCTTCCTCGACGGGGAACGCATCCTCGATTGGGAGGTGGGGAAGGCGCAAGTCCTGGAACGGAGGGAACTCACCAAGACCTTGGATGAGCTCAAGCGCGGCAAGGAGAATGAGGTGCGTGTGGGGATCAACGGCTCTGGGCGGCTCTACTACGACCTCCTCCTTTCCTACTTCTTCACGGGCGAGCGCATTGAGCCCGCGGAGGAGGGGATCGGCGTGTTGCGCGAAGTGAAGCCTTTTTCCCAAGATGCCAAGGGCACGGGAGAGAAGCCACGGATCGGCGAGACCTACGTGGTCACCCTCACGGTGACGGTGCCGCAGGAGCGCCACTTCGTAGCCGTGGAGAGCCCCGTCCCCGCCGGCATGGAGGTGATCGACCTCACCTTGGCCACCGCGCAGAAGAACCTCCTCTCCCAAGCGGATGACGGCGAGCAGGAGTGGTGGAGCGAGAGCTACTGGGAGAGCGGCCTGTGGAACTTCACGCATCGGGAAGTGCGCGACGACCAGCTCTTCCTCTTCGCGGAGAACCTGCCCCCCGGCGCGTACCAGTACCACTACCTCGTGCGCGCCACCACACCGGGCACCTTCCATGAGCGTCCCGCCCGCGCGTACGAGATGTACTTCCCGGAGACGTTCGGGCAGACGGAGGGGAAATTGGTAACAATCAGTGAATGA
- a CDS encoding S-layer homology domain-containing protein, which translates to MANRQTTLVLLGTVLAVAALGVASLSSDSSQIAQVIEGLQSISIPIPEGGGTYGLEDPVRLTALGDVGTSTLPIRASWYYMHATWQSMREIPGCTNVKTCSFTFNGAEEAGRYAVTADASDHYATVFIVIEERLTNPFQDEQPGWAQEAIIRMSRLGIIRGYDNGSFGPGDPVTRAQMVTLLARLLGARQWLSYESCSQANFSDVAADHFARAPLCAFEINGWVDAAAVTQNRFDPDAPSSRAFTAGLVARSTRAALEGNGQQPSDAVVFDDVTPNHPFFADIQMVSSYGLMTGNPNGDFAPEGRLNRAEAAVILYRIWSKLARPGDGATSAAPVSSQAAAENGEPENGQPCDDGSYCTVGEALRAGRCVGGSIRDCDDGNDCTNDSCVEGRNNCMHANNTLLCDDGDANTVDDRCNGGQCRGSPKSAPSVPQSSAAASVVSSAGANISTCGGSEVNLNTNRYHCGSCGTICPHPNHAYGICSNATCVLGGCMEGWRNLDGNDANGCEGAPVDANISTCGGSEVNLNTNRYHCGSCGTICPHPNHAYGICSNATC; encoded by the coding sequence ATGGCAAATCGCCAAACGACCCTCGTTCTCCTTGGAACGGTCTTGGCTGTAGCTGCGCTCGGCGTGGCCAGCCTCAGCTCCGATTCCAGCCAGATCGCGCAGGTTATCGAAGGCCTGCAGAGCATCAGCATCCCCATCCCCGAAGGCGGGGGCACGTACGGATTGGAAGATCCCGTCCGCCTCACGGCGCTGGGAGATGTGGGCACGAGTACCCTGCCCATCCGCGCCTCCTGGTATTACATGCATGCCACATGGCAGTCCATGCGTGAAATCCCCGGTTGCACGAACGTGAAGACGTGCTCGTTCACTTTCAACGGTGCGGAGGAGGCGGGGAGGTACGCCGTGACGGCGGATGCTTCCGACCACTACGCCACCGTCTTCATCGTCATCGAGGAGCGGCTCACGAATCCTTTCCAAGACGAACAGCCAGGGTGGGCGCAGGAAGCCATCATCCGCATGAGCAGGTTGGGGATCATCCGCGGCTACGACAACGGCAGCTTCGGCCCCGGCGATCCCGTGACACGCGCTCAAATGGTCACGCTCCTCGCGCGCCTCCTGGGTGCGCGCCAGTGGCTCTCCTACGAATCCTGCTCCCAAGCGAACTTCTCCGATGTGGCTGCGGATCACTTCGCGCGCGCTCCCCTGTGCGCCTTTGAAATCAACGGTTGGGTGGACGCAGCCGCCGTAACCCAGAACCGCTTCGATCCCGACGCCCCCTCCTCGCGCGCCTTCACCGCCGGGCTGGTGGCGCGTTCCACCCGAGCGGCGCTGGAAGGCAACGGGCAGCAACCCTCGGATGCCGTGGTGTTCGATGACGTGACGCCCAACCATCCGTTCTTCGCAGACATCCAAATGGTGAGCAGCTACGGCCTGATGACGGGCAATCCCAACGGGGACTTTGCCCCGGAAGGCCGCTTGAACCGCGCTGAAGCGGCGGTGATCCTCTACCGCATCTGGTCCAAGCTTGCACGGCCGGGGGACGGGGCGACATCCGCCGCTCCCGTGTCTTCCCAGGCTGCCGCAGAAAACGGGGAGCCAGAGAACGGGCAGCCGTGCGATGACGGCTCCTACTGCACCGTGGGTGAAGCACTGCGGGCAGGCAGGTGCGTCGGGGGGAGCATCCGCGACTGCGATGACGGGAACGATTGCACCAATGACTCTTGCGTGGAGGGCAGGAACAATTGCATGCATGCTAACAACACCCTGCTTTGCGATGACGGGGATGCGAACACCGTCGACGACCGCTGCAACGGCGGGCAGTGCCGAGGAAGCCCGAAGAGCGCGCCATCGGTCCCGCAGAGTTCCGCGGCAGCATCGGTTGTCTCTTCCGCGGGCGCCAACATCTCCACCTGCGGCGGCAGTGAGGTGAACTTGAACACGAACAGGTACCACTGCGGCAGCTGCGGCACTATCTGCCCCCATCCCAACCATGCCTACGGGATCTGCAGCAACGCTACGTGCGTCCTGGGCGGATGCATGGAGGGGTGGAGGAACCTGGACGGCAATGATGCCAATGGGTGCGAGGGGGCTCCGGTGGACGCCAACATCTCCACCTGCGGCGGCAGTGAGGTGAACTTGAACACGAACAGGTACCACTGCGGCAGCTGCGGCACTATCTGCCCCCATCCCAACCATGCCTACGGGATCTGCAGCAACGCTACGTGC